ACTTATATATAACATATCAAGTTTAAGTTGGTCATTATTTCTGCCAATAAATTTGCTTTCTAAGGCTGCTAAACCTACAATTTTATTGTTATCAAATGCTCCATATATTATTCCATTCCTATCATATATATCTTCTAATCTAATAATATATTCATTAAGTTCTTTCAAATTCCAACTTTCAATATTATAAAATTCATTTACTATTTCAAGCTTATTATTCCTAAAATAATAAACCTCATTTACTACTTCTTTTCTATCAACTTGTCCCAATAATGAAAGTTCTGACCTTTTAAGTAATTTATACTCCAAAATGCTCAATCCCCCTTTTATTATCTACCACGTATTTTTAACAATACTCTAGCCCCATAAACTATAATTAATTGTTTAAACGTTCTATAAAGAAATACACCAAATTACCAAAAGTAGAATTTAACACAAAAATTTTTCATAAATTTCCTAGTAACTTTTGAACCTCTAATTCTGTCAATGACCTATACTGACCTTTTTCTAAGGATTCATCTAACATTAATCCCCCAATGGAAATCCTTTTTAAATATACAACATAACACCCTACTGCCTTTAACATACGTTTCACTTGATGCTTACGTCCCTCTGAAATAGTAAGATATCCAGAAACCACAGGCTGATTATATTGACCTGAATCTATATTATATAAATTCTCAATAGGCATTTTATAGTTGAGTTCTTTATACATTCCACTTTTATCAATTTTTATTTTTGCAGGTTTCGTTAGTATTTCACCTTTCGAAATGTAAACTCCTTGCTCCAATTCCTTCCTATCTTCCTCATCTAAGGAACCCAAAGCCCAAAAGAAATAGGTTTTTTCAACATGCTTTTCAGGATACATTAATTTATGTTCAAATTCACCATCATTAGTCAGTAGCAATAATCCTTCCGTATCTTTATCTAATCTTCCAACATGGAATACTCCATTCATGTTAGCATCATGAAAAAAATCAAATACGGTTTTATTAACTTTATCCTTCCTTGCAGTGATATAACCTGCAGGTTTGTTAAACATGTAATATACTTTTCCAGTATAATCAACAACTTTACCACTATACTCAATAACATCAGAATCTTCCTTAATTTCTATTGCAGGTTCTGTTATTACTTCTCCATTTACCTTAACTCTGCCTTCTTTAATATAGGTTCGAATGCTCTTTCTCCCTTCAGTGGATGATTCTGATAAAAATTTATCTAATCTCATATTTTATCTTTAGTTAGAGAGAGTCTTATAAGTAGAAACCCTTACTAAATCTTCCCCCTTTCATTTTATGCATTTTATATATTTTTAAGTTTATCATCTAATTTTATTCAATTCAATTTATAATTTTTAATTAAATTCTCTTCAGTAATTTCACAACATGTCCTATGAAACATTTTATAATAATATTTAAAAACTATATAAATATTTATACCGGAAAGCCATTAAGCACAAAGTACACAATCATTGAAATTAAATCAATAACAAGAATTATTACTATAGTTATTAGTACCATTTTCAATATTTTCTTTATAGAGATCTTAACTTTTTCTTGATCAATACTATCAATTATTGTTTTAAACCTATTCATTGCTAATAATCCTGTTTTTGTACTTTCTTTTGCTTTTACATCCATTACCAACTCATCTAGGGATATTTCAAAAAAGTGTCCTAAGGCTATTAATTTTTCTAATTCTGGTGTAGTTTCACCAAGTTCCCATTTGGAAATGGTCTGTCTTGAAACATTTAACTTTCCGCCTAATTCTTCTTGAGATAAACCCTTTTGTTTTCTCAAAGAATATAATTTATTATTAAACGTCATCTTTTCATCTCTCAACCTTTCTGCCTAATACTATAACAAACAAAATCAATACCATTGTGCAAATTAATCCAGCCTCAATTCCGTATTGACCTCCACTTAATAATTTCATATTCTCATTAACATTAAATTTAAATACAGATGATATACTGTTTGCACCACTTAAATTAATTCCAATTATAATAGCTAATGTAAAATTCCAAACACTATGAACAGCACACGATACCCATATATTATTATACTTTATCATCAACAAAGATACTAATGTCGAAAATAATAACAAATTAACTATTCCTATAATTCCAATCATTATATTAAACTGAAAAAGCGTAGAAAAATGTGGAAATGCAAATATAACTGAACTAATTAATATTGCTCTATTAGTAGAAACTTTATATAGAAGCGAATTCATCAAAAATCCTCTACACATAATTTCTTCCATGGCACCTTGAATAATAAAACATCCTAGATAACCCAAAATTAAAATCATATTTATATCATCATTTTTTCCGTAATATACAATACTCCCACTAGATACACATAAAATAAATATACTACCGAGCAGTATTGCTGCTATTCCTATTCCTAAAAAATATGACTTTACAACTTTCTTTTTTACTATCCCCATTCTCGCTAGGCTCATCTTTTCTACAAATCTACAATATAGTAATGTTATTGCTAAGTGAACCGAAAAACCATAACATTTAATTAACATCATAAAATCGTCGCTCGGCATCTCTCCATGTAAAAAGTCATAACCTGTTATATTTAACCCTAATATTACTATACACTCTGCAATAATACTAGATGATATATATACTAAAATAAAACCAAGTAATTTTTTAATTACATATGCTCCTTTAGAAATATCATCTACATCCTTCTTTAATGGATTAATCATCATTATCATTTTTTTCATAAACTCTGTCCCCCAATTAATTATTTATATTAAAATAAATATACTTTTTATATAACAAAGTTTACATTTTCTCTTTAATAATGACTACCAATTACTCTTAGCAATATGTCACCCAAACTTAACATTCTTGAATTCTTAGGCGTTAACAGTTATAGTACCCTAGTGTTTTAAGAGCCTATTTTAAACATTTAATGGCAATTCAAAATCTCGATTATAAAATAAAGACATACTAAAGCTTTATTTCTAAATCTATTGTATACCTTCAAATTAACAAACTTATCCTGAAATTTCCTATCCAACTTTAATAAAAAATTATGAATTTCTCAATATACAATATAATTAATTAAATTTCAATTTCAAGTTTTAATCATATTTTTCTCTAAAAAATAAGATAGGCTTTAAACCTATCCTTTAATTTGCATTTCTTAATTTCCTATACATATAATAAAATTTTATAATATCATTATTTCTATCCCCTCTCTTTTAATATATTAATCTGAACAAATTGGAACTTGTTATTTCCTGTTTGTTTTTCTCGTTAGAAACAATAGTGTCTAAGCAGTCCATTTTATTTACTTCATCACTGGTCTGATATACTTAAAAAAACGTTCCGGATTAAAATAAAAGTAAATTATTCTACTGGGGGAAGTATCAAAGCAGTAACCAGTGCCTGCAAAATCAAAAGTTACCATTGCCTTTTCAATCTTTTCCTCCACACTACGATTTTCCTGCTCATAATCGAATGGCCCATGTTCAAAAACAATATACTCAGCTTCAGGAACATCAATCATAAGCATTTGTGGTGGTACTTCGCCTTTATAATCAAAAGGAAGACGTACACCATAACACTCTGTACGTGGAATACCCCAATCGCAGAGTCTGCCGTCCGGGTCATTAATGTACGCCATAATCTGACCGCTGCCACTGTTAGATTAGCTCCCACCATCATCATCCAATTTGCCCTTGATACTATCGAGTAAGCCACAAATTGTTTCGCAGTCCTGTCCCGGAATAAGACTTTGCTTTTGCCAAAAATCCCAATATCCATTACTCTCATAGTTTTTAATGTGTAAAAACTTGTGTGCAGGAATGGTTACAAAATAAGTTTTAACATCATCTGTAGATTTCATCATACCAATCTCTCCCAATCCTAAAAAGTAGCGGTCGAAAGGGTTTATTTTTGTACGAAGAACGACAGGATTAGGCTTTTTTTGGTATTCACTTGGAGTTACACCATATGTTCCCTTGAAAGCTCTGGTAAAAGCTTCATGTGATGAAAAACCATAATCAAAAGCAATATTCAAAATACTTTTTTCACTATCCCGAACCTCTTTTAGTGCAAAGGCTAATTTTCTATGCCGCAGATAATCCCTAAATTGCATACCCGATATTTCTTTGAATTTTCTCGTTGTATAAAATTCCGAATAACCCAGCCTGCGAGAAAGAAAGCGTAGTGTCAAGGCTTCATCATTATAATTTTTAATACATTTGTCAATTTCATCAACGATTATTTGAATTTGCTTCTGCCACTGGTACATTCGTCTGTTCACCTCGTTTCAACCGTCCTGCATTTATTATAAGGAAATAGAGAGATTACTTCTTGATTTTACTTGCTGTTATTTCATTTTTCTCTTTTAAGTTATATATCTTTGCGTCTGGCCCACAATATGAGATTTTTAATACCCCTATCAAAGAAATTTTTCTCTGCACCGTTGCCATTCTCCATGCTATGATATGTAAGAGCCATTTTCCCATTAACAGGCAAAACAGTAATAATATTATGAGCATAAGAAATCGCAGGGGGAACAAAAATCATCTTTTCAATTTTACAGCCGCTATAAGTTGTTGGTAAGTCAAGTACAAGCTTACTGTCAACCTGTAAAAATGCCGCTATTATATAGCTGTTGACAGAAACATCAATCTGTTTTGCCTGAACTGTTGGGGCCGATCAGCCGCATGATAAACCCCTCCGTCAAACGAAGGGTGATATTTTCAAGCGTAAAATTCTAATTTATATTACTCAATCTCAAATTATTATTTATATACCTATTTTCCCAACACTTACATAGCAGTTATAACATAAGCCAATGATACTTATGGATATCACTGGCTTACTTTTAACCTTTAAGCATCTCTTTTACACTTCTTGGTATTCGCATAGAACTTAATGAAAAAGAAAAAAAGCACCCATCTTGAAAAGAATAGTGCTTTCAACCGTCAAATTTACACATTTTACTCTAAATTAACTTTCTAACATTATTTTTCAAGTATATATAAATATCCATTTTTCATTTCACTAGGTACACCACCATTAAAACCCAATAGTTTCAATTCATTAATTAATGTTATTAAGAAAAAGCCATGAGATACTATTAATATATTTTCATCGCTATTCAAATCAAGTTTACTTAGAAATTCCTTTGCCCTTTTTCTTGTATAAGTTATTGTTTCTAATTGTGAATGATGATTTAACTTCCATGCA
The nucleotide sequence above comes from Hathewaya histolytica. Encoded proteins:
- a CDS encoding GNAT family N-acetyltransferase, whose amino-acid sequence is MEYKLLKRSELSLLGQVDRKEVVNEVYYFRNNKLEIVNEFYNIESWNLKELNEYIIRLEDIYDRNGIIYGAFDNNKIVGLAALESKFIGRNNDQLKLDMLYISNNYRKKGIGKNLVNLLSKRAKELGAKSLYISATPFKNTVGFYFYMGAKVASEVNKELYELEPYDIHMVLEL
- a CDS encoding pseudouridine synthase gives rise to the protein MRLDKFLSESSTEGRKSIRTYIKEGRVKVNGEVITEPAIEIKEDSDVIEYSGKVVDYTGKVYYMFNKPAGYITARKDKVNKTVFDFFHDANMNGVFHVGRLDKDTEGLLLLTNDGEFEHKLMYPEKHVEKTYFFWALGSLDEEDRKELEQGVYISKGEILTKPAKIKIDKSGMYKELNYKMPIENLYNIDSGQYNQPVVSGYLTISEGRKHQVKRMLKAVGCYVVYLKRISIGGLMLDESLEKGQYRSLTELEVQKLLGNL
- a CDS encoding helix-turn-helix domain-containing protein: MTFNNKLYSLRKQKGLSQEELGGKLNVSRQTISKWELGETTPELEKLIALGHFFEISLDELVMDVKAKESTKTGLLAMNRFKTIIDSIDQEKVKISIKKILKMVLITIVIILVIDLISMIVYFVLNGFPV
- a CDS encoding CPBP family intramembrane glutamic endopeptidase, whose amino-acid sequence is MKKMIMMINPLKKDVDDISKGAYVIKKLLGFILVYISSSIIAECIVILGLNITGYDFLHGEMPSDDFMMLIKCYGFSVHLAITLLYCRFVEKMSLARMGIVKKKVVKSYFLGIGIAAILLGSIFILCVSSGSIVYYGKNDDINMILILGYLGCFIIQGAMEEIMCRGFLMNSLLYKVSTNRAILISSVIFAFPHFSTLFQFNIMIGIIGIVNLLLFSTLVSLLMIKYNNIWVSCAVHSVWNFTLAIIIGINLSGANSISSVFKFNVNENMKLLSGGQYGIEAGLICTMVLILFVIVLGRKVER